From Brassica oleracea var. oleracea cultivar TO1000 chromosome C3, BOL, whole genome shotgun sequence, a single genomic window includes:
- the LOC106335880 gene encoding hypersensitive-induced response protein 4, which produces MGNTNCIIGGCIDQASVGVVERWGRFEHIAEPGCHFFNPLAGQWLAGVLSTRINSLEVKIETKTKDNVFVQLICSIQYRVVKTNADDAFYELQNPREQIQAYVFDVVRALVPMMTLDALFEQKGEVAKSVLEELEKVMGAYGYSIEHILMVDIIPDPSVRKAMNEINAAQRLQLASVYKGEAEKILQVKRAEAEAEAKYLGGVGVARQRQAITDGLRENIMNFSSKVEGTSSKDIMDLIMITQYFDTMRDLGSSSKNTTVFLPHGPGHVRDISDQIRNGLMEASSARVSDGV; this is translated from the exons ATGGGGAATACGAATTGCATCATCGGAGGTTGCATAGATCAAGCGAGCGTTGGTGTGGTTGAACGCTGGGGTCGATTCGAGCACATAGCCGAGCCTGGTTGCCACTTCTTCAACCCTCTCGCGGGTCAGTGGCTCGCCGGAGTCCTCTCCACCAGGATCAACTCTCTCGAGGTCAAAATCGAGACCAAAACCAAG GATAATGTGTTTGTGCAGCTGATTTGCTCGATTCAGTATCGTGTGGTGAAAACTAACGCTGATGATGCGTTTTACGAGCTTCAGAACCCTAGAGAGCAGATCCAAGCTTACGTTTTTGATG TGGTTAGAGCTTTGGTTCCGATGATGACGCTGGACGCTCTTTTTGAACAAAAGGGAGAAGTAGCTAAGTCTGTTCTTGAAGAACTCGAGAAG GTGATGGGGGCTTATGGATACAGCATTGAGCACATCCTTATGGTTGACATCATCCCTGATCCTTCTGTACGTAAGGCCATGAACGAAATCAATGCAG CACAAAGGCTACAGCTCGCTAGTGTTTACAAAGGAGAAGCTGAGAAGATTCTCCAAGTGAAAAGAGCCGAAGCAGAGGCGGAAGCCAAGTACTTAGGCGGTGTGGGTGTTGCTAGACAGAGGCAAGCAATCACAGACGGGTTGAGGGAGAACATAATGAACTTCTCTAGCAAAGTAGAAGGCACTTCGTCCAAAGATATCATGGACTTGATCATGATCACACAGTACTTTGACACCATGAGAGACCTTGGAAGCTCGTCTAAGAACACAACCGTGTTTCTGCCTCACGGTCCGGGACACGTGAGGGATATCAGCGACCAGATTCGTAACGGTTTGATGGAGGCGTCCAGTGCTCGTGTCAGCGACGGAGTCTAA
- the LOC106335881 gene encoding 40S ribosomal protein S20-1-like has product MAYAPPMKQGKTGFEEPQEQIHKIRITLSSKNVKNLEKVCTDLVRGAKDKRLRVKGPVRMPTKVLKITTRKAPCGEGTNTWDRFELRVHKRVIDLFSSPDVVKQITSITIEPGVEVEVTIADS; this is encoded by the exons ATGGCTTACGCACCACCAATGAAGCAAGGAAAGACTGGATTTGAGGAGCCACAAGAGCAGATTCACAAGATCAGAATCACTCTCTCCTCAAAGAACGTCAAAAACCTTGAGAAGG TGTGCACTGACTTGGTCCGTGGAGCTAAAGACAAGAGACTGAGAGTGAAAGGACCAGTGAGGATGCCAACTAAAGTTCTCAAGATTACCACAAGGAAAGCTCCTTGTGGTGAAG GAACCAACACGTGGGACAGGTTTGAGCTCCGTGTACACAAGCGTGTGATCGATCTCTTCAGCTCTCCTGATGTTGTGAAGCAGATCACTTCCATCACCATTGAGCCTGGTGTTGAGGTCGAGGTCACCATCGCTGATTCTTAG
- the LOC106329350 gene encoding protein LOW PSII ACCUMULATION 2, chloroplastic, producing MALQIHTSCSFSARPYHLHHLVTSINPRFSIKCQNSQIETETTEDPSQPRKPSSSGVGFGSPAPSSSPAKKGKGKKEVIRRSPVEKPVFISEEGAAKAEELRRNENAFLLAWLGLGGVILVQGLLLAASGFLPEELDKLFVKYVYPVFTPSVGLFVAGTTAYGVLKYLQNEKLKDQK from the exons ATGGCGCTACAAATCCACACTTCGTGTTCCTTCTCCGCGAGACCCTATCATCTTCACCATCTCGTCACGAGCATAAACCCTAGATTCTCAATCAAATGTCAGAATTCACAAATCGAAACCGAGACGACAGAGGATCCGTCACAACCCAGGAAACCGAGCTCCTCCGGGGTTGGATTCGGGTCGCCGGCTCCTTCATCTTCTCCGGCTAAGAAAGGGAAAGGGAAGAAAGAGGTGATCAGGCGCTCTCCCGTGGAGAAACCGGTGTTCATCAGCGAAGAAGGTGCGGCCAAGGCGGAGGAGCTGAGACGGAACGAGAATGCTTTTCTTCTTGCTTGGCTTGGCCTTGGTGGCGTTATCCTCGTCCAAGGGCTTCTTCTTGCTGCTTCAG GCTTCCTTCCAGAAGAGTTGGATAAGTTGTTTGTGAAGTATGTGTATCCGGTGTTTACTCCTTCGGTTGGATTATTTGTGGCTGGAACAACTGCATATGGAGTTCTTAAGTACTTACAAAATGAGAAACTCAAGGATCAAAAGTGA